From a single Natronorubrum tibetense GA33 genomic region:
- a CDS encoding metal-dependent hydrolase, which translates to MQPVVHLAVGYLCYAAYTRLHHGREPADLPALVAVFAAGLADLIDKPLDAAGVVPVGRTIGHSLLFVIPLVLLVWIVASRRDRRLLGVAFAIGYLSHVATDIPWHVFSGDFDELGFLLWPVTEMPAYTGVKPLGTVAGIEITTLWLEAVILVAAVACWWMDGRPGVGLFRPSHRA; encoded by the coding sequence ATGCAACCGGTCGTTCACCTCGCCGTCGGTTACCTCTGTTATGCAGCATACACGCGATTGCATCACGGACGCGAGCCAGCCGATCTACCCGCGCTCGTCGCCGTCTTCGCGGCCGGGCTCGCGGACCTCATCGACAAGCCGCTCGACGCGGCCGGCGTCGTCCCGGTCGGCCGAACCATCGGCCACTCGCTGCTGTTCGTGATTCCGCTGGTCCTCCTCGTCTGGATCGTCGCGAGCCGTCGAGACCGACGGCTCCTCGGCGTGGCCTTCGCGATCGGCTACCTCTCGCACGTCGCGACGGACATCCCGTGGCACGTCTTTTCGGGCGACTTCGACGAACTCGGCTTTCTCCTCTGGCCGGTGACGGAGATGCCCGCGTACACGGGAGTCAAACCCCTCGGAACCGTCGCCGGGATCGAGATTACGACGCTGTGGCTCGAGGCGGTGATCCTCGTCGCCGCCGTGGCTTGCTGGTGGATGGACGGTCGACCCGGCGTCGGCCTGTTCCGTCCCAGCCACAGAGCATGA
- a CDS encoding CBS domain-containing protein: MSTPLETVSKDATVVEAVQQMRNKNINALVVPTTPRAIISSTDVLDAVADGQDITDLTVADVMTTDVETVAPDLYMEEVAAMMTTYGIKHLPVVDDDYVGMVSSTDVTAHLS, encoded by the coding sequence ATGTCAACGCCACTAGAGACCGTCTCGAAGGACGCGACGGTCGTCGAAGCCGTCCAGCAGATGCGTAATAAAAACATCAACGCGTTGGTCGTTCCGACGACGCCGCGGGCGATCATCAGCAGTACGGACGTCCTCGATGCCGTCGCCGACGGACAGGACATCACGGATCTGACGGTCGCAGACGTAATGACGACTGACGTCGAAACCGTCGCACCGGATCTGTACATGGAAGAGGTCGCCGCGATGATGACCACCTACGGAATCAAACACCTCCCGGTCGTCGACGACGACTACGTCGGAATGGTCTCCTCGACCGACGTCACGGCGCACTTATCGTAA
- a CDS encoding heavy metal translocating P-type ATPase: protein MSEAPSPSTPPDSSRTLELRVPDMDCPTCAGKVENSVGRLDGIDGIDPRVTSGRLVVDYDPTLTDESRIRERVRAAGYEIDGRAAERTFSVPGMDCASCASKVENALERTDGVDDIETRPASGRVTVTVADGADSETVLGAIESAGYDASPAADDSDPIDDRDSVWKSRRAVGTAVGAVLVTIGMTLEFVFPALDPALATLAGRTYELSHLLFIAAVAVAGTPILRNGYYSVRNRSLDIDFLMSLGIVASVAAHHPFEGAMLAVLFSVAELLERFSMDRARDSLRELMDLSPDTATVKREDGTEETIPADELTVGDTVIVRPGEKVPADGVVLEGESAIDQSPITGESVPVDKAAGDEVFAGTIPESGYLEVEVESEADDSTIARIVRMVEDAEREKTDREQFIDRFASVYTPIVVVLAVAAVVVPPALFGASWSYWFVVGLTLLVISCPCALVISTPVSVVSGITSAARNGVLIKGGKHLEAVGDSDVLAVDKTGTLTEGDLTVTDVISLEGTNEDDLLRRASALERRSEHPIGQAIVGYADEQGIAADSEDGTESEVSNFEALTGKGVRAEIDGTTHYVGKPSLFDGLADLEHVHATTDGGVALAEMGYSGESQCDREGCLDVLSEVVPDLQSEGKTVVIVGTEERPLGVIGVADRVRPEAKWAVSQLQDQGVRVVMLTGDNEGTARAIASEVGIEEYHAELLPDEKLEWIRRLEDEYGGEDGEAHVAMVGDGINDAPALATASVGIAMGAAGTDTALETADVALMGDDLTRLPYLYELSGKANGVIRQNVWSSLAVKAVLAAGAPFGIVTVIHAVVIGDMGMSLGVTGNAMRLANVEPDTPDGLEGRGDGGH, encoded by the coding sequence ATGAGCGAGGCTCCCTCCCCGTCTACGCCACCGGACTCGAGTCGAACCCTCGAACTCCGCGTTCCCGACATGGACTGTCCGACCTGTGCCGGGAAGGTCGAGAACAGCGTCGGGCGACTCGACGGGATCGACGGCATCGATCCGCGGGTGACCAGCGGTCGCCTCGTGGTCGACTACGATCCGACGCTGACCGACGAGTCCAGGATTCGGGAGCGCGTACGTGCAGCGGGCTACGAAATCGATGGTCGGGCAGCCGAACGCACGTTTTCGGTCCCCGGCATGGACTGTGCCTCCTGTGCGAGCAAGGTCGAGAACGCGCTCGAGCGCACGGACGGCGTGGATGACATCGAAACTCGGCCTGCGTCCGGTCGAGTCACCGTGACGGTCGCCGACGGGGCCGATTCGGAGACCGTTCTCGGCGCAATCGAGAGCGCCGGCTACGACGCGTCACCCGCCGCCGACGACAGCGATCCAATCGACGACCGGGATTCCGTCTGGAAGAGCCGTCGGGCCGTCGGCACCGCGGTCGGTGCCGTACTCGTCACGATCGGAATGACCCTCGAGTTCGTTTTCCCCGCGCTCGATCCGGCCCTGGCCACCCTCGCGGGCCGAACTTACGAACTCTCGCACCTGCTGTTCATCGCGGCCGTCGCGGTCGCGGGGACGCCGATCCTCCGCAACGGCTACTACTCCGTTCGCAATCGGAGTCTCGACATCGACTTCCTGATGAGCCTCGGCATCGTCGCGAGCGTGGCGGCGCACCATCCGTTCGAGGGGGCCATGCTCGCGGTGCTGTTCTCGGTCGCGGAACTGCTCGAGCGCTTCTCGATGGACCGCGCACGCGACTCGCTTCGGGAGTTGATGGATCTCTCGCCCGACACCGCGACCGTCAAACGCGAGGACGGCACCGAGGAGACGATTCCTGCGGACGAACTCACAGTCGGCGACACGGTCATCGTGCGGCCGGGTGAGAAGGTCCCGGCCGACGGTGTCGTGTTGGAAGGCGAGAGCGCGATCGACCAGTCGCCGATCACCGGCGAGAGCGTCCCCGTGGACAAGGCTGCAGGCGACGAGGTCTTTGCCGGCACGATCCCCGAATCGGGCTATCTCGAGGTCGAGGTCGAAAGCGAGGCCGACGATTCGACGATCGCCAGGATCGTCCGCATGGTCGAGGACGCAGAACGGGAGAAGACCGATCGCGAGCAGTTCATCGACCGCTTCGCGAGCGTCTATACGCCGATCGTGGTCGTGCTCGCGGTTGCCGCTGTCGTCGTGCCGCCCGCGCTGTTTGGCGCATCATGGAGCTACTGGTTCGTCGTCGGCCTGACGCTGCTCGTGATCTCCTGTCCCTGCGCGCTGGTCATCTCGACGCCCGTCAGCGTCGTCTCGGGGATCACCAGCGCGGCGCGCAACGGCGTGCTAATCAAGGGTGGCAAACACCTCGAGGCCGTCGGGGACAGCGACGTTCTCGCGGTGGACAAGACGGGGACACTAACCGAGGGAGATCTGACGGTGACCGACGTGATCTCGCTCGAGGGCACCAACGAGGACGACCTGCTCCGCCGAGCGAGTGCGCTCGAGCGCCGGAGCGAGCACCCGATCGGACAGGCGATCGTCGGCTACGCCGACGAGCAAGGCATTGCGGCTGACAGTGAGGACGGGACCGAATCCGAGGTCTCGAACTTCGAGGCGCTGACGGGCAAGGGCGTCCGCGCCGAGATCGACGGCACCACCCACTACGTCGGCAAACCTAGCCTGTTCGACGGACTCGCGGATCTCGAGCACGTCCACGCGACGACCGACGGCGGCGTGGCACTCGCCGAGATGGGATACAGTGGTGAATCCCAGTGCGACCGGGAGGGCTGTCTGGACGTGCTCAGCGAAGTCGTCCCTGACCTCCAGTCCGAGGGTAAGACCGTCGTGATCGTCGGCACCGAGGAGCGACCGCTCGGCGTCATCGGCGTCGCCGACAGGGTTCGGCCCGAAGCGAAGTGGGCCGTCTCACAGCTCCAGGACCAGGGCGTTCGCGTCGTCATGCTCACCGGCGACAACGAGGGGACCGCCCGCGCGATCGCGAGCGAGGTCGGGATCGAGGAGTACCACGCCGAACTCCTGCCCGACGAGAAACTCGAGTGGATTCGACGGTTAGAAGACGAGTACGGAGGGGAGGACGGTGAGGCGCACGTCGCCATGGTCGGCGACGGCATCAACGACGCGCCCGCGCTCGCGACCGCCAGCGTCGGGATCGCAATGGGTGCGGCGGGGACGGATACGGCCCTCGAGACCGCCGACGTGGCGCTGATGGGCGACGATCTCACGCGACTGCCCTACCTCTACGAACTCTCCGGAAAAGCCAACGGCGTGATTCGCCAAAACGTCTGGTCGAGTCTGGCCGTCAAGGCCGTCCTCGCGGCCGGGGCCCCATTCGGAATCGTCACGGTGATCCACGCGGTCGTCATCGGCGATATGGGGATGAGCCTCGGCGTGACGGGTAACGCGATGCGACTGGCGAACGTCGAACCCGACACGCCCGACGGACTCGAGGGACGCGGCGACGGTGGGCACTGA